One window of the Salvia splendens isolate huo1 chromosome 1, SspV2, whole genome shotgun sequence genome contains the following:
- the LOC121797673 gene encoding uncharacterized protein LOC121797673 yields the protein MAMKMCFLLFVCSVIGVYSIAPSASPLDGLLPNGNFKEHPKAQDKNKTELPKWEINGTVEYISGSQGVRLGNGASVSQTVLVKNGSMYALTLGASRTCAQDEVLRVSVAGQTGDLPLQTLYSSNGGDTYAWGFRAYSDSVNLSLENPGTQEDPACGPLLDAVAIKELFPPRPTFVNLVKNNGFEEGPHVLMNSSHGVLLSPKQLDSTSPLPGWIIESTKAVKFIDSEHFSVPYGRGGVELVAGRESVISQIIRTLPSKTYTLSFVAGDCRNGCQGSMMVEAYAAQEAMKAAFKSQGKGNFSTYSFQFTAEKNRTKLTFFSSYYHTKINDAGTLCGPLLDQVRVFPASVV from the exons ATGGCTATGAAGATGTGTTTTCTCCTCTTTGTGTGCTCTGTCATTGGTGTTTATTCCATTGCACCATCTGCTTCTCCTTTAGATG GCCTCCTACCCAATGGGAATTTCAAAGAGCATCCAAAGGCGCAAGACAAGAATAAAACAGAGCTGCCCAAATGGGAAATCAATGGAACGGTGGAGTACATCTCGGGCTCGCAAGGCGTTCGCCTGGGCAACGGGGCGTCCGTATCCCAGACGGTCCTCGTGAAGAACGGGTCCATGTATGCATTGACGCTTGGTGCGTCGAGAACGTGCGCACAAGACGAGGTGCTGAGGGTGTCGGTGGCGGGGCAAACGGGCGACCTCCCGTTGCAGACGCTCTACAGCAGCAACGGGGGCGACACCTATGCGTGGGGATTCAGGGCTTACTCGGACTCTGTGAACCTGTCTCTTGAAAACCCCGGCACGCAAGAAGATCCAGCCTGTGGCCCTCTTTTGGATGCTGTTGCCATCAAGGAGCTTTTCCCTCCAAGGCCCACTTTCg TGAACCTGGTGAAGAACAATGGTTTTGAGGAGGGCCCTCATGTGTTGATGAACTCTTCCCATGGCGTCCTCCTCTCGCCAAAACAGCTAGACTCTACCTCCCCGCTTCCCGGCTGGATCATTGAGTCGACAAAAGCTGTAAAATTCATAGACTCGGAGCATTTCAGTGTCCCATATGGAAGAGGTGGAGTAGAACTAGTTGCCGGGAGAGAGAGTGTGATTTCCCAAATCATCAGAACGCTCCCGAGCAAAACCTACACACTCTCGTTCGTCGCTGGAGATTGCAGGAATGGGTGCCAGGGATCCATGATGGTTGAAGCATACGCTGCTCAAGAGGCCATGAAAGCTGCTTTCAAATCTCAAGGGAAAGGGAATTTCTCCACTTACAGTTTCCAGTTCACTGCAGAAAAGAATAGGACCAAGCTTACTTTCTTCAGCTCCTACTATCATACCAAGATCAACGATGCGGGAACACTCTGCGGCCCTCTTCTCGATCAAGTCCGAGTTTTCCCTGCTTCTGTCGTTTAA
- the LOC121745998 gene encoding putative zinc transporter At3g08650 — MGLKVNLLLLVCLFVVIFGHSIGAEEDGHTLQRVITAPRRNAEGGVIDGFGTEHISDEMGKWQDGTVRVSVSTVAICTLAMAAATGLGALPFFFMELDPQWAGICNGMAAGVMLAASFDLIQEGQGHGSGSWVVLGILSGGVFIWLCKKFLEQYGEMSMLDIKGADATKVILVVGIMTLHSFGEGSGVGVSFAGSKGLSQGILVTLAIAVHNIPEGLAVSMVLASRGVSPQNAMIWSVITSLPQPLVAVPSFICADAFNKFLPFATGFAAGCMIWMVMAEVLPDGFKESSPSQVASAATLSVAFMEALGALFEHFSHNYSQEDASGFFVSLLFGLGPLLGGVALVAFCLAFRLRHAFLTGMASGIAFVLGAWRPLQLLSSSKMGILPLMFLLGVGAAFIHVPTSILTNSRLHRKTSGNTLSSVTGVTVSALTLQSVLSCAAVALHALAEGLALGVAAPKAYGLGRHMVLPVSLHGFPRGAAVASSIFGATDSWHASLLSAALIGFVGPLSANGAILAGIDYSGLDHVLVFACGGLFPCFGNTVRRVVKLDKRKSLFGVVVGVMFASVCLTCTKLVCLHTPYCNSAPEAVK; from the exons ATGGGCTTAAAAGTGAACCTGCTTCTTTTGGTATGTCTCTTTGTTGTAATATTTGGTCATAGTATAGGAGCCGAAGAAGATGGACACACTTTACAAAGAGTAATAACTGCTCCGCGGAGGAATGCAGAAGGTGGTGTGATAGATGGATTTGGTACTGAGCATATTAGTGATGAAATGGGTAAGTGGCAGGATGGAACTGTTAGAGTCTCAGTGTCAACAGTTGCAATTTGCACACTGGCAATGGCTGCAGCTACTGGTTTGGGGGCTCTCCCTTTCTTTTTTATGGAGCTTGATCCTCAATGGGCTGGAATATGCAATGGAATGGCAGCGGGAGTAATGCTTGCTGCAAGCTTTGACCTTATACAAGAAGGACAGGGCCATGGAAGTGGCAGTTGGGTTGTGTTGGGTATTTTGTCTGGTGGTGTTTTCATCTGGCTTTGCAAGAAG TTTCTTGAGCAATATGGTGAAATGAGCATGCTGGACATAAAGGGAGCAGATGCTACTAAAGTCATTCTTGTTGTTGGAATAATGACTCTTCATTCTTTTGGGGAGGGATCTGGTGTTGGAGTTTCCTTTGCCGGCTCTAAGGGTTTATCACAAGGGATATTGGTGACATTGGCTATTGCTGTACATAATATACCTGAGGGCCTGGCTGTTAGTATGGTCCTTGCGTCAAGAGGAGTTTCTCCGCAGAATGCCATGATATGGAGTGTGATTACGTCACTACCACAG CCTCTTGTAGCGGTTCCTTCATTTATATGTGCTGATGCTTTCAACAAGTTCTTGCCATTTGCTACTGGATTCGCTGCCGGTTGTATGATTTGGATGGTTATGGCTGAGGTCCTTCCGGATGGTTTCAAG GAGTCTTCCCCATCTCAAGTGGCATCTGCAGCTACGCTTTCTGTGGCATTTATGGAGGCACTCGGGGCTCTATTTGAGCATTTCAGCCACAACTACAG ccAAGAGGATGCTTCCGGCTTCTTTGTTTCTCTATTATTTGGCCTTGGTCCTTTGCTTGGTGGTGTAGCCCTTGTTGCATTTTGTCTTGCATTCCGGCTTCGGCATGCATTTCTTACTGGTATGGCCTCTGGCATAGCCTTTGTCCTCGGGGCCTGGCGACCCCTCCAACTACTCTCGTCTTCTAAGATGGGGATTCTTCCACTCATGTTTCTTCTTGGGGTCGGAGCAGCATTCATCCACGTACCTACATCCATTCTGACGAATTCTAGACTGCACAGGAAGACTTCAGGAAACACATTATCTTCTGTCACTGGTGTCACTGTAAGTGCGCTCACACTTCAGTCGGTCCTGTCATGTGCAGCAGTCGCTCTCCATGCTCTCGCTGAGGGGCTTGCGTTAGGAGTAGCTGCACCCAAAGCTTACGGGCTCGGGAGGCACATGGTCCTTCCCGTCTCCCTCCACGGGTTCCCTCGTGGCGCAGCTGTGGCTAGCTCCATCTTTGGAGCAACCGATAGTTGGCATGCCTCCCTCTTATCTGCTGCCCTAATCGGGTTTGTGGGTCCATTATCCGCCAATGGAGCGATACTTGCCGGGATTGATTACAGCGGGTTGGACCATGTGCTGGTGTTTGCATGTGGAGGGCTTTTCCCGTGCTTTGGGAACACGGTGAGAAGAGTGGTTAAGTTGGATAAACGGAAGAGCCTTTTTGGGGTTGTCGTCGGGGTCATGTTTGCTAGTGTGTGTCTAACGTGCACGAAGCTCGTGTGTTTGCACACACCATATTGCAACTCTGCTCCTGAAGCTGTCAAGTGA